GCGCACCGCGAAACCGTGCGCCACGGCCTGCGCCACGGTGAGGCACAGCACCAGTTGCCAGGCGGAGAGATGGGCCGCGAGCAGCGCGGCAGCCAGCGCGCATCCGAGCAGCGTGCCTCCCACCCGGCTGTTGCGCCGCTCCAGTGTCTGCGCCAGGCTGCCGCGCAACACGACGACGATGGTCAGCAGGATCCAGTACGCATGCGTGCCCCAGGGCAGTGCCTGCGCCACGACAAAGCCGGCCGCCATGGCCAATGCGGCGCGCACCGCATGTCGCAGCGGCGGCGCATCCCAGCGCCATACGGTGGTGAGCGGCGCCAGCGACCAGGCCGTGGGGCTCACGAACATCTGCCAGCCGGCACGCACCGCGGCCAGGTCCGGAGTGGCCTCGTTGCGGGCCAGGGCGACCATGCGCAGCGCTTCGTCATTGATATGGCCGATGCGGTCCGCCAGGCTCCGCGCCATGGCCTGGGGCGAAGGTCCGCCGGCGAAAGTATCGGGCGGCAGCGGATCGCTCCAGCGCACCTGGGACAGGGCCGGCCGCAGGTCGGTGAACGCAGGCGGCCGCCTGCCGACCAGCAAGGCATCGGAGAGTTGCCCCATGGCCTGCGCGACCTGCTGCAGAACACCGCGCAGCGCATGCAGCACCGGCACATGCCCTGGATGGGCCTTGAGCGCATCCACGTCCAGTTCGCAGGCCAGCAGGTGGTCGCGCATTTCCAGCACCAGCAGCAGCATGCCCGCCAGGCGTTGGCGGGCCGGCGTGGTGGGGGCTTCCAGCGCGATGTTGCGGGCCGACTGCAGCTGCTCGGCCAGGGCCGCCTGCCGGAGCAGCAACAGGCCTGTCAGCGGCTGCGCGTCCGTGCCGCCGGCCGCTGCCAGCGACGCGGGTGCAGTCGTACCGGTATCGGCCTCCTGCAGCGGAGCCGCGTCGAATTGCCGCGCCTGCACCCGCATGAGGGCTGCGAGCGAGAGCAGTGCGTCCGCCACCGATTGCACGCGGTAGCGGGCATTCAACAGGTGGTTCGCCACGAGCGCATAGGCCACGTAGAGCCAGGCACCGAGCGCGAAATGCGCGGTGATCGCCAGCGCGGCCGGCAACGGGTCTCCGCCCGGCGGCACGCGCGGTGCCGCCGCCATCGAAAACACCATGGAGAACATCACCGCAACGGCCACGGGAATGCCCCGTTTGCCCCACGCCATGATGAGGAAGGCGACAAACGTTCCGGGCACCAGCAGCAGTCCGAGCCGCACCGGGTCCGGGTACAGCCACTGCACGGCGAAGAAAAGCGGAATGCCCAGCAGCGGGGCGGGCACCATCTGCCACAGCTTGCCGCGCCGCGGGCCGGGCAGGTCCGGCGGCGCGCAGACGATCACGCCCACCGACGCCGCCGCTGCCGCCGCGGCCCCCAGCCACGCATGGACGGCGGCAGAAACCAGCAGAAGCCCCAGCGCCACGGACAGGCCATTGGCCACATAGTGGCTCAGGGCCACCCGCGAGATCGCCCGCAGGCGGTGTTCGGCAAAACTCCTCATAGCCTGCCGAGGTTACTGCAGCGGCGCCCTGCACTGCGCCGTGCCGACGCGGCGGTGTGGAAACCCCCGGGCAGACGGGGGTGTATGTGCCGGCTGTGTAGCATGCTGCGCGCCGGAACGGCCGAGTTCTGTCTGCCCGGCCTTTCGCGCCCCACATTTTCGCTGCCGCACGTGCCGACCTTCGACCTGCCCCTGCCCCTTCGACCACGCACCGCCTTGGTGCGGACACTGCGGTGCACCGGCCTGCTCTGCATCGCGCTCGTGCTGGGCGGCTGTGCCGGAGTCACGGTGTCTTCCGTCTCTCCGCGCGACTACCTCGCAGCACGCCGGGGGGACGCGCTGACCACCGGGCGGCTGAGCCCCGCGTCCGAA
The DNA window shown above is from Acidovorax sp. NCPPB 4044 and carries:
- a CDS encoding FUSC family protein, giving the protein MRSFAEHRLRAISRVALSHYVANGLSVALGLLLVSAAVHAWLGAAAAAAASVGVIVCAPPDLPGPRRGKLWQMVPAPLLGIPLFFAVQWLYPDPVRLGLLLVPGTFVAFLIMAWGKRGIPVAVAVMFSMVFSMAAAPRVPPGGDPLPAALAITAHFALGAWLYVAYALVANHLLNARYRVQSVADALLSLAALMRVQARQFDAAPLQEADTGTTAPASLAAAGGTDAQPLTGLLLLRQAALAEQLQSARNIALEAPTTPARQRLAGMLLLVLEMRDHLLACELDVDALKAHPGHVPVLHALRGVLQQVAQAMGQLSDALLVGRRPPAFTDLRPALSQVRWSDPLPPDTFAGGPSPQAMARSLADRIGHINDEALRMVALARNEATPDLAAVRAGWQMFVSPTAWSLAPLTTVWRWDAPPLRHAVRAALAMAAGFVVAQALPWGTHAYWILLTIVVVLRGSLAQTLERRNSRVGGTLLGCALAAALLAAHLSAWQLVLCLTVAQAVAHGFAVRRYLITAVAATVLGLVQSHMLHGGASPGVDLLERLADTLIGTGIAWAFSYVLPSWERSQIPALIDRALAAQARHAREALALGQLQAVDNAPELAWRLARREAYDSLSALVQATQRSLAEPRAVQPPLAALERLQARCYQLLAQLTAIKTLLLLRRGRLDAARLQVPLAHTADTLTHLLEGPADAVRPADPPADPAQPDDAQRWPDPHDGDLGPWMVRRLGLAIQHAAEVRAAAREAAGLADR